A window from Musa acuminata AAA Group cultivar baxijiao chromosome BXJ3-10, Cavendish_Baxijiao_AAA, whole genome shotgun sequence encodes these proteins:
- the LOC135650900 gene encoding VQ motif-containing protein 4-like, whose product MEIDPKPRDAAITRSSSNYSSTNGGAPAAKPPPSSPTAVPPLTPQPIPRACEANPCPTTFVHADASSFKQVVQMLTGSAETAAANSTAERSSVAPAAKVTGPKKAAFKLYERRSRVKNLKMIGPLIPTLLDSNPNSPVGGAAFSALKLPEVPSPSTLDFPSLSLSPVTPLIPDPFERPPLRGTDSAKWAEDRAIAEKGFYLHPSPRTARRDGQPPRLLPLFPVTSPKASSNSYPATCN is encoded by the coding sequence ATGGAAATCGACCCAAAACCACGGGACGCAGCCATCACCAGGAGTAGCAGCAACTACAGTAGCACCAACGGAGGAGCACCGGCAGCAAAACCACCTCCGTCGTCGCCAACAGCTGTACCACCTTTGACTCCACAGCCCATTCCGAGGGCCTGCGAAGCGAATCCGTGTCCGACGACCTTCGTTCATGCCGACGCTTCCTCGTTCAAGCAAGTGGTCCAGATGCTCACGGGCTCCGCCGAGACCGCCGCCGCCAACTCGACAGCTGAGAGAAGCTCGGTAGCTCCTGCCGCCAAGGTCACCGGCCCAAAGAAGGCCGCTTTCAAGCTCTACGAGCGGCGAAGCAGAGTCAAGAACCTCAAGATGATCGGCCCCCTGATACCGACCTTGTTGGACTCCAACCCCAACTCCCCCGTCGGTGGCGCCGCCTTCTCTGCTCTCAAGCTGCCGGAGGTTCCCTCGCCCAGCACGCTGGACTTCCCTTCCCTGTCACTGAGCCCCGTCACTCCTCTGATCCCGGACCCCTTCGAGCGGCCGCCGCTCAGGGGCACGGACTCCGCCAAGTGGGCCGAGGACCGGGCGATCGCCGAGAAGGGATTTTACCTTCATCCGTCGCCGAGGACAGCGAGGAGAGACGGCCAGCCACCGCGGCTGCTGCCGCTGTTTCCGGTGACCTCCCCAAAGGCCTCCTCCAACTCGTATCCTGCCACTTGTAATTGA
- the LOC135650901 gene encoding uncharacterized protein LOC135650901 isoform X2: MGRGTEKMLKAAKQFADTQYKKLTARYGQQMIDLLELPIRLVLSPFTIAIDVAGSAPRGFGLPELASKISFSAIFLVATLGTYDIALELGKKVVCQRNCSTCNGWQALRCTMCKGTGKVHYQVKNYNPRSGERATADCVAEAIFENRAELVHLPAAINLSVPLPSKDCPTCDGTGVMGCPECKHKLQVRISADEIMEPPWKAYNVMRKMDYPYENIVHSMRDPKIAAFWLITMPQILGGFNFDEDVKQKIWWSYEESLRYDQLRDLVAERKPGWEHLQNALISVDPVRARDDPVIVKNIPYYKAKKALEAEVLNLDVPPRPQNWGEIDLPLKASSWTEEELKDPAKVLEMTSLLTAQREIADNILDAQWEAKWRQDKLNDLLKEKLQPYLRSVDKAGLPQSIVTRSHDQGNKTTRRRWFFF, from the exons ATGGGGCGGGGGACGGAGAAGATGCTGAAGGCAGCGAAGCAGTTCGCGGATACGCAGTACAAGAAGCTAACGGCTCGCTACGGCCAGCAGATGATCGACCTCCTCGAGCTCCCCATCCGCCTCGTCCTCTCGCCTTTCACCATCGCCATCGACGTTGCGGGCTCCGCCCCTCGCGGCTTTGGCCTGCCTGAGCTCGCCTCCAAGATCTCCTTCTCCGCCATCTTT TTGGTCGCCACACTGGGGACGTACGACATTGCCTTGGAATTGGGGAAGAAGGTGGTCTGCCAGCG AAATTGCTCTACTTGCAATGGCTGGCAAGCTTTGAGATGTACTATGTGCAAGGGTACAGGCAAAGTGCACTATCAGGTGAAGAATTATAACCCCAGAAG TGGCGAGAGGGCAACAGCTGATTGTGTTGCAGAGGCCATCTTTGAGAACCGTGCTGAGTTGGTGCATCTTCCTGCTGCCATTAATCTTTCTGTACCGCTTCCCTCTAAAGATTGTCCAACCTGTGATGGGACA GGTGTAATGGGCTGCCCAGAGTGCAAACACAAGTTGCAAGTTAGGATCTCAGCAGATGAG attATGGAACCTCCATGGAAAGCATATAATGTTATGAGGAAGATGGACTACCCATATGAG AACATTGTTCAtagcatgagggacccaaagattGCTGCCTTTTGGTTGATCACCATGCCTCAGATTTTGGGAGGATTCAACTTTGATGAGGATGTTAAGCAGAAAATTTGGTGGTCTTACGAG GAATCTCTGCGGTATGATCAACTCCGGGACCTGGTTGCCGAGCGAAAACCTGGTTGGGAGCACCTGCAGAAT GCCCTTATCTCGGTGGATCCTGTCCGTGCAAGGGATGATCCGGTAATTGTTAAAAATATTCCTTATTACAAAGCAAAGAAAGCACTAGAGGCAGAAGTATTGAATCTTGATGTCCCACCTAGACCTCAGAATTGGGGG GAGATAGATCTACCACTTAAGGCATCTTCATGGACTGAGGAGGAGCTTAAAGATCCAGCGAAAGTACTAGAGATGACGTCTCTACTTACTGCCCAAAGAGAAATAGCAGACAACATATTGGATGCACAATGGGAAGCAAAATGGCGCCAAGATAAG CTAAATGATCTATTGAAAGAAAAGTTACAACCATATTTAAGGAGTGTCGACAAAGCTGGTCTTCCCCAGTCTATAGTCACACGATCACATGACCAAGGAAACAAG ACCACTCGAAGAAGATGGTTTTTCTTTTGA
- the LOC135650901 gene encoding uncharacterized protein LOC135650901 isoform X1, giving the protein MGRGTEKMLKAAKQFADTQYKKLTARYGQQMIDLLELPIRLVLSPFTIAIDVAGSAPRGFGLPELASKISFSAIFLVATLGTYDIALELGKKVVCQRNCSTCNGWQALRCTMCKGTGKVHYQVKNYNPRSGERATADCVAEAIFENRAELVHLPAAINLSVPLPSKDCPTCDGTGVMGCPECKHKLQVRISADEIMEPPWKAYNVMRKMDYPYENIVHSMRDPKIAAFWLITMPQILGGFNFDEDVKQKIWWSYEESLRYDQLRDLVAERKPGWEHLQNALISVDPVRARDDPVIVKNIPYYKAKKALEAEVLNLDVPPRPQNWGEIDLPLKASSWTEEELKDPAKVLEMTSLLTAQREIADNILDAQWEAKWRQDKLNDLLKEKLQPYLRSVDKAGLPQSIVTRSHDQGNKKTTRRRWFFF; this is encoded by the exons ATGGGGCGGGGGACGGAGAAGATGCTGAAGGCAGCGAAGCAGTTCGCGGATACGCAGTACAAGAAGCTAACGGCTCGCTACGGCCAGCAGATGATCGACCTCCTCGAGCTCCCCATCCGCCTCGTCCTCTCGCCTTTCACCATCGCCATCGACGTTGCGGGCTCCGCCCCTCGCGGCTTTGGCCTGCCTGAGCTCGCCTCCAAGATCTCCTTCTCCGCCATCTTT TTGGTCGCCACACTGGGGACGTACGACATTGCCTTGGAATTGGGGAAGAAGGTGGTCTGCCAGCG AAATTGCTCTACTTGCAATGGCTGGCAAGCTTTGAGATGTACTATGTGCAAGGGTACAGGCAAAGTGCACTATCAGGTGAAGAATTATAACCCCAGAAG TGGCGAGAGGGCAACAGCTGATTGTGTTGCAGAGGCCATCTTTGAGAACCGTGCTGAGTTGGTGCATCTTCCTGCTGCCATTAATCTTTCTGTACCGCTTCCCTCTAAAGATTGTCCAACCTGTGATGGGACA GGTGTAATGGGCTGCCCAGAGTGCAAACACAAGTTGCAAGTTAGGATCTCAGCAGATGAG attATGGAACCTCCATGGAAAGCATATAATGTTATGAGGAAGATGGACTACCCATATGAG AACATTGTTCAtagcatgagggacccaaagattGCTGCCTTTTGGTTGATCACCATGCCTCAGATTTTGGGAGGATTCAACTTTGATGAGGATGTTAAGCAGAAAATTTGGTGGTCTTACGAG GAATCTCTGCGGTATGATCAACTCCGGGACCTGGTTGCCGAGCGAAAACCTGGTTGGGAGCACCTGCAGAAT GCCCTTATCTCGGTGGATCCTGTCCGTGCAAGGGATGATCCGGTAATTGTTAAAAATATTCCTTATTACAAAGCAAAGAAAGCACTAGAGGCAGAAGTATTGAATCTTGATGTCCCACCTAGACCTCAGAATTGGGGG GAGATAGATCTACCACTTAAGGCATCTTCATGGACTGAGGAGGAGCTTAAAGATCCAGCGAAAGTACTAGAGATGACGTCTCTACTTACTGCCCAAAGAGAAATAGCAGACAACATATTGGATGCACAATGGGAAGCAAAATGGCGCCAAGATAAG CTAAATGATCTATTGAAAGAAAAGTTACAACCATATTTAAGGAGTGTCGACAAAGCTGGTCTTCCCCAGTCTATAGTCACACGATCACATGACCAAGGAAACAAG AAGACCACTCGAAGAAGATGGTTTTTCTTTTGA
- the LOC135651414 gene encoding early nodulin-like protein 3 — protein MTSTAIVLVGVVLGLVSSGWAYEFHVGGSHGWVEHHHEKYNSWAERNRFQVNDTLLFKYNPGKDSVLVVTETAYKSCNVTSPIQSYTDGNTIFKFNHSGPFYFISGAAGHCNRGQRLIVVVLALRHHKSHRLPPPAVAPTPSTHGSPPPSSSASGSAVSRVYLGVMVAMALGRALLI, from the exons ATGACGTCGACAGCTATTGTTTTGGTGGGAGTTGTGCTGGGTTTGGTTTCCTCAGGCTGGGCTTACGAGTTCCACGTCGGTGGAAGCCATGGATGGGTGGAACACCATCACGAGAAATACAACAGCTGGGCCGAGAGGAATCGGTTCCAAGTCAATGACACGCTCC TGTTCAAGTACAATCCAGGGAAAGACTCTGTTTTGGTGGTGACGGAGACTGCCTACAAGTCATGCAACGTGACCAGCCCCATCCAAAGCTACACCGATGGCAACACCATCTTCAAGTTTAACCACTCCGGCCCCTTCTACTTCATCAGCGGCGCCGCCGGCCACTGCAATCGTGGCCAGAGGCTCATCGTGGTCGTGTTGGCTCTCAGACACCACAAGTCCCATCGGCTACCCCCACCGGCGGTGGCGCCGACCCCGTCGACACATGGAAGTCCACCGCCATCCTCCTCTGCATCGGGTTCGGCCGTTTCGAGAGTGTACCTCGGAGTGATGGTGGCCATGGCGCTGGGACGTGCGCTTCTAATTTGA
- the LOC104000864 gene encoding trifunctional UDP-glucose 4,6-dehydratase/UDP-4-keto-6-deoxy-D-glucose 3,5-epimerase/UDP-4-keto-L-rhamnose-reductase RHM1, translating to MASYTPKNILITGAAGFIASHVANRLVRNYPDYKVVVLDKLDYCSNLKNLHPSLCSPNFKFVKGDIASADLVHFLLLTESIDTIMHFAAQTHVDNSFGNSFEFTKNNIYGTHVLLEACKVTGQIRRFIHVSTDEVYGETDEDAVVGNHEASQLLPTNPYSATKAGAEMLVMAYGRSYGLPVITTRGNNVYGPNQFPEKLIPKFILLAMRGLQLPIHGDGSNVRSYLYCEDVAEAFEVVLHRGEVGHVYNIGTKKERRVIDVAKDICGLFDLDPNSVIKCVDNRPFNDQRYFLDDQKLKNLGWSERTTWEEGLRKTMEWYTSNPGWWGDVSGALVPHPRMLMMPGIERHFDASEATKDMASHFTNNLSQTRMVVPAPRNAAASQKPPLKFLIYGRTGWIGGLLGKICTKQGIPFEYGKGRLEERSQLISDIQSVKPTHVFNAAGVTGRPNVDWCESHKTETIRTNVVGTLTLADVCREHGLLMMNYATGCIFEYDDAHPEGSGIGFKEEDKPNFTGSYYSKTKAMVEELLREYDNVCTLRVRMPISSDLNNPRNFITKISRYNKVVNIPNSMTILDELLPISIEMAKRNCGGIWNFTNPGVVSHNEILEMYKKYIDPSFKWANFTLEEQAKVIVAPRSNNEMDASKLKKEFPELCSIKESLIKYVFEPNRKVPLGGETKRN from the exons ATGGCGAGCTACACCCCCAAGAACATCCTTATCACTGGGGCGGCGGGCTTCATCGCGTCCCACGTCGCCAATCGCCTGGTCCGTAACTACCCTGACTACAAGGTGGTGGTGCTCGACAAGCTTGACTACTGCTCTAACCTCAAGAACCTCCACCCCTCCCTCTGCTCCCCCAACTTCAAGTTCGTCAAGGGCGACATCGCGAGCGCCGACCTCGTGCACTTCCTCCTCCTCACCGAATCCATCGACACTATCATGCACTTCGCCGCCCAGACCCACGTCGACAACTCCTTCGGCAACTCCTTCGAGTTCACTAAGAACAACATCTACGGCACCCACGTCCTTCTTGAGGCCTGCAAGGTCACCGGCCAGATCCGCCGATTCATCCACGTCAGCACCGATGAGGTATACGGAGAGACCGATGAAGATGCCGTCGTCGGCAATCACGAGGCGTCGCAGTTGCTGCCGACTAACCCCTACTCCGCCACCAAAGCCGGGGCCGAGATGCTCGTCATGGCCTACGGCCGCTCCTACGGCCTGCCCGTCATCACGACGCGGGGGAACAACGTCTATGGGCCCAATCAGTTCCCCGAGAAGCTCATTCCCAAGTTCATCCTCCTCGCCATGCGGGGGCTGCAGCTCCCCATCCACGGAGATGGATCCAACGTCAGGAGCTATCTCTACTGCGAGGATGTTGCGGAGGCCTTCGAGGTTGTGCTTCATCGAGGCGAAGTCGGCCATGTCTACAACATTGGGACGAAGAAAGAAAGGAGGGTGATTGATGTGGCCAAGGATATCTGCGGGCTCTTCGATCTGGATcccaactctgtcatcaagtgtgtGGACAACAGGCCCTTCAATGACCAGAGGTACTTCCTGGATGATCAAAAGCTGAAGAACCTCGGGTGGTCGGAGCGGACAACTTGGGAGGAGGGACTGAGGAAGACGATGGAGTGGTACACTAGCAATCCTGGTTGGTGGGGCGATGTCTCCGGTGCGTTAGTTCCTCATCCACGGATGCTGATGATGCCTGGAATCGAGAGGCACTTTGATGCGTCTGAAGCCACAAAGGACATGGCTTCTCATTTCACCAACAATTTGAGTCAGACAAGAATGGTGGTTCCTGCTCCAAGAAATGCTGCTGCTTCCCAAAAGCCTCCTCTCAAGTTCTTGATCTATGGTAGGACTGGGTGGATTGGTGGTCTCCTTGGGAAGATATGCACAAAACAGGGCATACCTTTTGAGTATGGAAAGGGTCGTCTGGAGGAGCGCTCACAACTCATATCGGATATCCAGTCAGTGAAGCCAACGCATGTTTTTAATGCTGCCGGTGTGACTGGCAGGCCTAATGTCGATTGGTGCGAGTCTCACAAGACGGAGACAATTCGCACCAACGTTGTGGGTACTCTTACTTTGGCAGATGTCTGCAGGGAGCATGGGTTGTTGATGATGAACTATGCTACTGGGTGTATATTTGAGTACGATGATGCACATCCAGAAGGCTCAGGCATTGGTTTCAAGGAGGAAGACAAGCCAAATTTTACTGGCTCATACTACTCGAAGACAAAGGCGATG GTTGAAGAACTTCTGAGGGAATATGATAATGTATGCACTCTGAGGGTTCGAATGCCAATATCCTCTGACCTGAACAACCCACGGAACTTCATCACGAAGATCAGTCGTTATAATAAAGTGGTAAACATTCCCAACAGCATGACTATCTTAgatgagcttctgccaatatctatTGAGATGGCAAAAAGGAACTGCGGGGGAATATGGAATTTCACAAATCCTGGGGTCGTTAGTCACAACGAGATATTGGAGATGTACAAGAAATATATTGATCCCAGCTTTAAGTGGGCTAATTTTACGCTTGAAGAGCAGGCTAAGGTCATTGTTGCTCCTCGCAGCAACAATGAGATGGATGCTTCAAAGTTGAAGAAAGAGTTTCCTGAGTTGTGTTCTATAAAGGAATCACTTATCAAGTATGTCTTTGAACCAAATAGGAAGGTCCCGCTTGGTggagaaaccaagcgaaactag
- the LOC135650902 gene encoding MADS-box transcription factor 3-like → MGRGKIEIKRIENTTNRQVTFCKRRNGLLKKAYELSVLCDAEVALVVFSTRGRLYEYANSSVKATIERYKKACSDTIGTGSLSVVNAQHYQLESAKLRQQINNIQSTNRNLMGEALSSMSLRDLKQLENKLEKGISKIRTKKNELLHAEIEYKQKREMELQNDNMYLRNKITENERAQQQINMLPSTSEYEILTPFDSRNFLQVLQPSQDYSHLQRTALQLG, encoded by the exons ATGGGCCGCGGCAAGATCGAGATCAAGCGGATCGAAAACACGACCAACCGGCAGGTGACCTTCTGCAAGCGCCGCAACGGCCTCCTCAAGAAGGCCTACGAATTGTCCGTCTTGTGCGACGCAGAGGTTGCCCTCGTCGTCTTCTCCACCCGTGGCCGCCTCTACGAGTACGCCAACAGCAG TGTGAAAGCAACTATTGAAAGGTATAAGAAAGCATGTAGTGATACCATTGGCACGGGATCTCTCTCAGTAGTTAATGCTCAG CACTACCAGCTAGAATCAGCAAAACTCCGCCAGCAAATCAACAATATACAAAGTACAAACAG GAACTTGATGGGTGAGGCTCTCAGCTCCATGAGCCTCCGAGATCTGAAGCAACTTGAGAATAAATTGGAGAAAGGCATAAGCAAGATAAGAACTAAAAAG AATGAGCTGTTGCATGCTGAAATCGAGTACAAGCAGAAAAGG GAGATGGAGCTGCAAAATGACAACATGTATCTAAGGAACAAG ATAACAGAGAATGAGAGAGCCCAACAACAGATCAACATGCTGCCTTCAACAAGCGAGTACGAGATCTTGACTCCATTTGATTCAAGGAACTTCCTCCAAGTTCTACAGCCTAGTCAAGATTACTCGCACCTGCAGCGGACAGCCCTCCAACTGGG ATGA